In the genome of Myxococcus stipitatus, one region contains:
- a CDS encoding cytochrome-c peroxidase, translated as MGMMRKRWAVLGTAALVVSCSDAEEKTRPKGTEELARHTQEMVISRVQNPPPASDLTNLPGDLRAIAVPRPSNLSDFVKNEQAAIALGKALFWDMQVGSDGKTACATCHFRAGADPRSKNQLSPGLNHVPSADLSFTTAGPNHQLVAEDFPLTRLLIPGVRGALDPATDSNDVVSSQGVPWLKAGLDPQGFSLGLVKTRRVEPRNTPTVINAVFNHRQFWDGRAENVFNGVNALGTRDPNAKVYRSDDPWEDPVEVRVELANASLASQAVAPIVSDLEMAAPGRTPLDVARALSRRTRRLARHLDPVRPLGHQLVDPTDSVLGGMSRWPEKGLSVGSYNRMVKDAFHEVWWKSRRQIQVAPDGTKTLVWFADDDPATEEYTLLEYNFSLFFGIALQMYQSTLVADDTPWDRFRREHPDPTDPALNPWVNTSPDHISRQALFGAHLFNDRTRGPTNIRCSNCHESAELTDASVRRVTAAVNGPVRNRDGNIIDKGFNNIGIRPTSDDLGAGGSDAFGPLSHAKRLFPGAPPANFDGAAVSKGFGIEGAFKVPSLRNVALTAPYFHNGDAHTLREAVELYSRGGNVAPVAQRDGTPIEPLGVPVLAVDEVDALVAWLETLTDARVLYRRAPFDHPQLFVPNGHVGDTTWLEDAAGDGYADDVMLEIPAVGAAGGAPLPGFLEGVFGPVTPPLLH; from the coding sequence ATGGGAATGATGAGGAAGCGGTGGGCCGTGCTCGGTACGGCGGCCCTGGTGGTGTCATGTAGTGACGCGGAAGAGAAGACGCGTCCCAAGGGCACGGAGGAGCTGGCCCGACACACGCAGGAGATGGTCATCTCCCGCGTGCAGAATCCTCCTCCCGCGAGTGATTTGACCAATCTGCCAGGTGACTTGCGCGCGATCGCGGTGCCCAGACCTTCCAACCTGTCGGACTTCGTGAAGAACGAACAGGCGGCCATCGCGTTGGGCAAGGCGCTGTTCTGGGACATGCAGGTGGGCAGCGACGGGAAGACCGCCTGCGCCACCTGCCACTTCCGGGCGGGCGCGGACCCCCGGTCGAAGAACCAGCTCAGCCCGGGACTCAATCACGTCCCCAGCGCGGACCTCTCCTTCACCACGGCGGGCCCCAACCACCAGCTCGTGGCGGAGGACTTCCCGTTGACGCGGCTGCTCATCCCCGGCGTGCGCGGTGCGTTGGACCCGGCGACGGACAGCAATGACGTGGTCTCCTCCCAGGGCGTGCCCTGGCTCAAGGCGGGATTGGACCCCCAGGGCTTCAGCCTGGGGCTGGTGAAGACGCGCCGTGTCGAGCCTCGCAACACGCCGACGGTCATCAACGCGGTCTTCAACCACCGCCAGTTCTGGGATGGGCGCGCGGAGAATGTCTTCAACGGGGTGAATGCCCTGGGCACCCGAGACCCGAACGCGAAGGTCTACCGCTCGGATGACCCGTGGGAGGACCCGGTCGAGGTGCGCGTGGAGCTGGCCAATGCCAGCCTGGCGTCCCAGGCGGTGGCCCCCATCGTGAGTGACTTGGAGATGGCGGCGCCGGGACGCACTCCGCTGGACGTGGCGCGGGCGCTGTCGCGGCGGACGCGGCGGTTGGCGCGGCACCTCGACCCGGTGCGTCCCCTGGGGCACCAGCTGGTGGACCCCACGGACAGCGTGCTGGGTGGGATGAGCCGATGGCCCGAGAAGGGGCTCTCCGTCGGCTCGTACAACCGGATGGTGAAGGACGCGTTCCACGAGGTCTGGTGGAAGTCGCGGCGACAGATCCAGGTCGCGCCGGATGGAACCAAGACCCTCGTCTGGTTCGCGGACGACGACCCGGCGACCGAGGAGTACACGCTGCTGGAGTACAACTTCAGCCTGTTCTTCGGCATCGCGCTCCAGATGTACCAGTCCACCCTCGTCGCGGATGACACGCCCTGGGACCGCTTCCGCCGCGAGCACCCGGACCCGACCGACCCCGCGCTCAACCCCTGGGTCAACACGAGCCCCGACCACATCAGCCGTCAGGCCCTCTTCGGCGCGCACCTCTTCAATGACCGCACGCGGGGCCCCACGAACATCCGGTGCTCGAACTGCCACGAGTCCGCCGAGCTGACGGATGCCTCCGTCCGCCGCGTCACCGCCGCGGTCAACGGGCCGGTGCGCAACCGCGACGGCAACATCATCGACAAGGGCTTCAACAACATCGGCATCCGGCCGACCTCGGACGACCTGGGCGCGGGGGGCAGCGACGCGTTCGGTCCGCTCTCCCACGCCAAGCGCCTGTTCCCCGGAGCGCCTCCCGCGAACTTCGACGGCGCCGCGGTGTCCAAGGGCTTCGGCATCGAGGGCGCGTTCAAGGTGCCCTCGCTCCGCAACGTGGCGCTCACCGCCCCGTACTTCCACAACGGGGATGCGCACACGCTCCGCGAGGCGGTGGAGCTGTACAGCCGCGGTGGCAACGTGGCCCCCGTCGCCCAGCGGGATGGCACACCCATCGAGCCCTTGGGGGTGCCCGTGCTGGCGGTCGATGAGGTGGACGCGCTCGTCGCCTGGCTGGAGACGCTCACGGATGCACGCGTGCTGTATCGCCGCGCGCCGTTCGACCATCCCCAGCTCTTCGTTCCCAACGGGCACGTCGGTGACACGACGTGGCTGGAGGATGCAGCGGGAGATGGCTACGCGGACGACGTGATGCTGGAGATTCCCGCGGTGGGCGCCGCGGGGGGCGCGCCACTGCCGGGCTTCCTCGAGGGAGTCTTCGGTCCGGTGACGCCGCCGCTGCTGCACTGA
- a CDS encoding serine protease, with product MVHKPLGSIVTPWGLGLMGTALLGLLACGKDAVPEDPPVCAESPRQTQVTGYLQCGATLDFTPVNSYRGEFADALAQEDAVVLIGGSCTGTLIQASAGPVVLTAGHCVNRGDRPLIVFNHEESPDGPDLLTEGTVIEQALEPDYALIRLDVLPAITPIPLTLETSDRLAIIQHPRGRPKVVAEGRFAGSCNRLVYYSDLDTLVGSSGAGVLNRRGHLLGVHTDGDCQENGRGTNRGWTSEVIVEASEYLVSEDLVGR from the coding sequence ATGGTGCACAAGCCCCTCGGTTCCATCGTCACGCCGTGGGGCTTGGGCCTCATGGGCACCGCGCTCCTGGGCCTCCTGGCCTGTGGAAAGGACGCGGTGCCCGAAGACCCTCCGGTCTGCGCGGAGAGCCCCCGACAGACCCAGGTCACCGGATACCTCCAGTGTGGAGCGACGCTCGACTTCACCCCCGTCAACAGCTACCGGGGTGAGTTCGCCGACGCCCTGGCCCAGGAGGACGCCGTCGTCCTGATTGGAGGCAGCTGCACGGGCACGCTGATTCAAGCCAGCGCCGGCCCCGTGGTCCTCACCGCCGGCCACTGCGTCAATCGGGGAGACCGCCCGCTCATCGTCTTCAACCACGAGGAGTCTCCCGACGGACCGGACCTCCTGACCGAAGGCACGGTCATCGAACAGGCGCTCGAGCCCGACTACGCGCTCATCCGGCTCGACGTGCTCCCCGCAATCACCCCCATCCCGCTGACGCTCGAGACGAGCGACCGGCTGGCCATCATCCAGCATCCGCGAGGACGGCCGAAGGTCGTCGCCGAGGGCAGGTTCGCGGGCTCCTGCAACCGGCTCGTCTACTACTCGGACCTGGACACCCTGGTCGGCAGCTCGGGCGCGGGCGTGCTCAACCGGCGGGGACACCTGCTCGGCGTGCACACCGACGGCGATTGCCAGGAGAACGGGCGCGGGACGAACCGGGGCTGGACGTCCGAAGTGATTGTCGAGGCCTCCGAGTACCTCGTGAGCGAGGACCTGGTCGGCCGGTAG
- a CDS encoding zinc-dependent metalloprotease: MFKRAAVLAVSCGALMVGCGTEGGEAQAPSENDEIVANLVEAGFPANDIMVVDGAVYVGRDAHVTLEASREMLQPAPFSLEQYRTTNLVSSTKTKICINPTASFNSYSRLSQGLDLAIANYNGLSLTFKMARGPTTGCSANITATTMSGAGGSAGFPSGGNPYGTINIGTGLQSYSVDVNEHVITHELGHAIGFRHSDYYNRAISCGSGGNEGAAGVGAIHIAGTPTTATVGGSIMNSCFRSTETGEWTSSDRTALNALY; this comes from the coding sequence ATGTTCAAGAGAGCGGCAGTTCTCGCGGTGAGCTGTGGCGCGCTGATGGTGGGTTGCGGCACCGAAGGTGGCGAGGCGCAGGCCCCTTCCGAGAACGATGAAATCGTCGCCAACCTGGTCGAGGCGGGCTTCCCGGCCAACGACATCATGGTGGTCGACGGGGCCGTCTACGTGGGCCGCGACGCGCACGTGACGCTCGAGGCATCGCGCGAGATGCTCCAGCCCGCGCCCTTCAGCCTGGAGCAGTACCGCACGACCAACCTGGTCAGCTCCACCAAGACGAAGATCTGCATCAACCCCACGGCGAGCTTCAACTCCTACTCCCGCCTGAGCCAGGGTCTGGACCTGGCCATCGCGAACTACAACGGCCTGTCGCTCACCTTCAAGATGGCGCGTGGGCCGACCACGGGCTGCAGCGCGAACATCACGGCGACGACCATGTCCGGCGCGGGCGGCTCCGCGGGCTTCCCGTCGGGCGGCAACCCCTACGGCACCATCAACATCGGCACGGGCCTGCAGAGCTACAGCGTGGACGTGAACGAGCACGTCATCACGCACGAGCTGGGTCACGCCATCGGCTTCCGTCACTCTGACTACTACAACCGCGCCATCAGCTGCGGCAGCGGCGGCAACGAGGGCGCCGCGGGCGTGGGCGCCATCCACATCGCGGGGACCCCGACCACGGCGACGGTGGGCGGCTCCATCATGAACTCCTGCTTCCGCTCGACGGAGACGGGTGAGTGGACGAGCAGCGACCGCACGGCGCTGAACGCCCTCTACTAA
- a CDS encoding AraC family transcriptional regulator, with translation MTSSLRVSPRARPARPGLWRGRLFFGPRRLMYAGPMAPTEPHAHPTFQVMVALGEPVRMRDADQHEVDCPWALIPPDVEHTVVQGALDVVLLHVPAEGLVGRRLRTLGLGARAEDWVRAGERLRTCGAGRLPARWAEAEAWTQALLSALQADVGAAPPTHPAVKKLLRLLPESLEGDVRLSALAPRVGLSVGRLSHLFRAEVGFALRPYILWLRLHRAAEHLQHGASLTEAAHAAGFTDSAHLNHAFRRTLGLNPSEISGVVQWVGPPSG, from the coding sequence ATGACTTCTTCTCTCCGCGTCAGTCCCCGCGCCAGGCCCGCTCGCCCCGGATTGTGGCGGGGGCGGCTCTTCTTCGGCCCACGGCGGCTGATGTACGCGGGGCCCATGGCGCCCACGGAGCCCCATGCGCACCCCACGTTCCAGGTGATGGTGGCGCTGGGCGAGCCGGTGCGGATGCGGGATGCCGACCAGCATGAGGTGGATTGCCCGTGGGCCCTCATCCCGCCCGACGTCGAGCACACCGTGGTCCAGGGCGCGCTGGACGTGGTGTTGCTCCACGTTCCCGCGGAGGGCCTGGTGGGGCGGCGGTTGCGGACGCTGGGGCTGGGGGCACGCGCGGAAGACTGGGTGAGGGCAGGCGAGCGGCTGCGGACGTGCGGCGCTGGCCGGCTGCCCGCGCGCTGGGCGGAGGCCGAGGCGTGGACGCAGGCCTTGCTCTCGGCGCTCCAGGCGGATGTCGGTGCCGCGCCGCCCACGCACCCGGCTGTGAAGAAGCTGCTGCGGCTGCTTCCGGAGTCGCTGGAGGGCGACGTGCGGCTGTCCGCGCTGGCGCCCCGGGTGGGGCTGTCGGTGGGGCGGCTGTCGCATCTGTTCCGCGCGGAGGTGGGCTTCGCGCTGCGGCCGTACATCCTCTGGCTGAGGTTGCACCGAGCCGCCGAGCATCTCCAGCACGGTGCCTCGCTCACCGAGGCCGCGCACGCCGCGGGCTTCACCGACAGCGCGCACCTGAATCACGCCTTCCGGAGGACGCTGGGGCTCAATCCCTCGGAGATCTCCGGCGTGGTCCAGTGGGTGGGGCCGCCGTCGGGATAG
- a CDS encoding DUF3703 domain-containing protein, whose protein sequence is MTMRPLLRAAFEHELREALEAEARAEPPRAWRHLERAHVLSQGFAGPHVRVHWRMLGYGWRRRDVKEVWGQLLRVLGAGPASWLGRAPVGNTGGADVGIFTPMPIPDDLRTILDAEG, encoded by the coding sequence ATGACGATGAGACCCCTGCTGCGCGCGGCCTTCGAGCACGAGCTGCGCGAGGCGCTGGAAGCGGAAGCACGCGCGGAGCCGCCGCGCGCCTGGAGACACCTCGAGCGAGCCCATGTGCTCAGCCAGGGCTTCGCGGGCCCTCACGTCCGCGTGCACTGGCGGATGCTGGGGTACGGCTGGCGCCGGCGGGACGTGAAGGAGGTGTGGGGGCAGCTGTTGAGGGTGCTCGGGGCGGGGCCGGCCTCGTGGCTCGGACGCGCGCCCGTGGGCAATACCGGCGGGGCGGACGTGGGCATCTTCACGCCCATGCCCATTCCCGACGACCTCCGCACCATCCTCGACGCGGAGGGCTGA
- a CDS encoding M28 family peptidase: MRLPLLASLTLLCVTAFDAAARSPVGPLSPTTGLVLRDDIVQAFIHESSGDRIHDHVQRLSLLARDTQQGYGEAAKWMEAAAKAAGLQDVRLEPMMTGPQWSATRGELWVSLPHRYKVTSYADLPMSLPVGSGSFEGTGLELVDVGTGTLDSDYAGKDLKGKVVLTTGRPSLALREAVVKRGAVGVVSSYSTPPWNQPHRLDGDFPDQVGWARVPPGLVPKGTPAPFTFMVSDRQGRELRAQLRGGPVKVDVSVAVKEVDGHYSIVSGVIPGRLAGEEVVITAHLDHYKPGADDNASGSATVLEMVRTYTTLIQQGVLPPPARTLRVLWLPEFEGTRHWFTHHAADPVRRVANFNFDMLGAHLSRVHSRFAVSATPDWNASFVNAVSESTVTFMNRFNGVKYPPRRDFYIGSLTGSRDALNARVERYSRGSDHQLFNDHGIPGVSFTTWPDDAYHTSGDRPENVDPTQLHRAAFAGLATVTVAAWADTSNAVELARLVSLHGIRRVADDEFHARQGLASAAAMELPGLYRLARASVRAGYQREREALRSCLPLGAPAATVQGMTRQLETSEAQALGRLEADAKARGASTREPTPSEAERRARSVIPRRVKGQELTPFDDVASNTPPQDKARVEAVQAAMNAATVALRERGEDELRFYELADAIASYANGKRSVADIRDAAYAEYGHAFPVEALLELFGLMEQRGIMSTVR; encoded by the coding sequence ATGCGGCTCCCACTCCTCGCCTCCCTCACACTCCTCTGTGTCACGGCGTTCGATGCCGCGGCGCGGTCCCCCGTTGGCCCCCTGTCTCCCACCACGGGGCTGGTCCTCCGGGACGACATCGTCCAAGCCTTCATCCACGAGAGCTCCGGCGACCGCATCCACGACCACGTGCAGCGGCTGTCCCTCCTCGCGCGCGACACGCAGCAGGGCTACGGCGAGGCCGCGAAGTGGATGGAAGCCGCCGCCAAGGCCGCGGGGCTCCAGGACGTGCGCCTGGAACCCATGATGACCGGGCCCCAGTGGTCCGCCACCCGCGGCGAGCTCTGGGTCTCCCTCCCCCACCGGTACAAGGTCACCTCTTACGCCGACCTCCCCATGTCCCTGCCCGTGGGCAGCGGCAGCTTCGAGGGGACGGGCCTGGAGCTGGTGGACGTGGGCACCGGCACGCTCGACTCGGACTACGCGGGCAAGGACCTGAAGGGGAAGGTCGTCCTCACCACCGGACGCCCCAGCCTCGCGCTGCGCGAGGCGGTGGTGAAGCGCGGCGCCGTCGGCGTCGTGTCGTCCTACTCGACGCCGCCCTGGAACCAGCCGCACCGCCTGGATGGCGACTTCCCGGACCAGGTGGGCTGGGCACGTGTCCCGCCCGGACTCGTGCCGAAGGGAACCCCGGCGCCCTTCACGTTCATGGTCTCCGACCGGCAGGGCCGGGAGCTGCGCGCCCAGCTGCGCGGCGGCCCCGTGAAGGTGGACGTGAGCGTCGCGGTGAAGGAGGTCGACGGGCACTACAGCATCGTCAGCGGCGTCATCCCGGGCAGGCTCGCGGGAGAAGAGGTCGTCATCACCGCGCACCTGGACCACTACAAGCCTGGAGCGGACGACAACGCCTCCGGCTCCGCCACCGTGCTGGAGATGGTGCGCACGTACACCACGCTCATCCAGCAGGGCGTGCTGCCACCGCCGGCGCGCACCCTGCGCGTGTTGTGGCTGCCGGAGTTCGAGGGCACCCGCCACTGGTTCACCCACCACGCCGCGGACCCCGTGCGGCGCGTGGCCAACTTCAACTTCGACATGCTGGGCGCGCACCTGTCCCGCGTGCACTCGCGCTTCGCCGTCTCCGCCACGCCGGACTGGAACGCCAGCTTCGTGAACGCCGTGAGCGAGTCCACCGTCACCTTCATGAACCGCTTCAACGGGGTGAAGTACCCGCCCCGCCGCGACTTCTACATCGGCTCCCTCACCGGCTCGCGCGACGCGCTGAATGCCCGCGTGGAGCGCTACAGCCGGGGCTCCGACCACCAGCTCTTCAACGACCACGGCATCCCGGGCGTGTCCTTCACCACGTGGCCCGACGATGCGTACCACACCAGCGGAGACCGGCCGGAGAACGTGGACCCCACCCAGCTGCACCGCGCGGCCTTCGCGGGCCTGGCCACCGTCACCGTCGCCGCGTGGGCGGACACCTCGAACGCGGTGGAGCTGGCTCGCCTGGTGTCCCTGCATGGCATCCGCCGCGTGGCGGACGATGAGTTCCACGCCCGCCAGGGCCTGGCCTCCGCCGCGGCGATGGAGCTCCCCGGCCTCTATCGCCTGGCCCGCGCCTCCGTGCGCGCGGGCTATCAGCGGGAGCGGGAGGCCCTGCGCTCCTGTCTCCCCCTGGGAGCGCCCGCCGCCACCGTCCAGGGTATGACCCGCCAGCTGGAGACCAGCGAGGCCCAGGCCCTGGGCCGGCTGGAGGCCGACGCCAAGGCCCGAGGCGCCTCCACCCGCGAGCCCACCCCCAGCGAGGCCGAGCGCCGGGCCCGGAGTGTCATCCCCCGCCGCGTGAAGGGCCAGGAGCTGACGCCCTTCGATGACGTGGCGAGCAACACGCCCCCGCAGGACAAGGCCCGCGTGGAGGCCGTGCAGGCAGCCATGAACGCCGCGACGGTCGCACTCCGGGAACGAGGCGAGGACGAGCTGCGCTTCTACGAGCTGGCGGACGCCATCGCCAGCTACGCCAACGGCAAGCGCTCCGTCGCGGACATCCGTGACGCGGCCTACGCCGAGTACGGCCACGCCTTCCCCGTGGAGGCCCTCCTGGAGCTCTTCGGACTGATGGAGCAGCGGGGTATCATGTCGACTGTCCGCTAA
- a CDS encoding DUF488 domain-containing protein: MTVRIVRLGTPRLANEGLRIGTVRRPPRGVPAARFASEDWYDVWYPELSPSPEVVKLGQQAQSEKDWAVFTRKFRAEMAEPHASRTLDLLAALSRTADFAVGCYCENEARCHRSLLRELLAERGARME; this comes from the coding sequence ATGACTGTCCGCATCGTCCGACTGGGAACGCCGCGCCTCGCCAACGAAGGGCTGCGCATCGGCACCGTGCGCCGCCCGCCTCGGGGTGTCCCCGCGGCGCGCTTCGCCTCGGAGGATTGGTATGACGTCTGGTATCCCGAGCTGTCGCCCAGCCCCGAGGTGGTGAAGCTGGGACAGCAGGCCCAGAGCGAGAAGGACTGGGCGGTGTTCACCCGGAAGTTCCGCGCGGAGATGGCGGAGCCTCATGCCAGCCGGACGCTCGACCTGCTCGCGGCGCTCTCTCGCACGGCGGACTTCGCCGTCGGCTGTTATTGCGAGAACGAAGCGCGCTGTCATCGCTCGCTCCTGCGCGAGCTGCTCGCGGAGCGCGGCGCCAGGATGGAGTGA
- a CDS encoding carboxylesterase/lipase family protein, producing the protein MLRRRSLLSLEVRTVPLLALIGFLATLSACDDDDPPVDPARVMTRSGPVRGTVSDEVRVFQGIPFAAPPVGDLRFKAPQPVAAWSEDRDATKPGHRCPQPPDAFGAPSNTEDCLFLNVVAPRAASPRHRRPVMVWIHGGMGHVGAGSDHDTRRLAQVGDVVVVSFNYRLGMLGNLSHPGFERSGHFVLEDQQAALRWVRDNIEAFGGDPGNVTLFGESAGATNVCKNIISPLSAGLFHRAIIQSGPCTLRWPENGIFPGTPATGPARSQEETEAGGVLDAKALGCTDADPARAAACLRHDVSIQRFIDRVTSATGLGGGYGLPIHPVANPVEEGRFNKVPVLIGNTRDESRLFVGLAFDGTENPVTPAMYEALTNSSFGAHGPLVRARYPLSAYRSPSEAWAAVLTDRVWACTTLKSARLFASHMPVHMFEFADPHPVMSPEQPRPSGAWHGSDVAMLLWPVLKPVEEGLFTPEQRALSDSMIRYWASFARTGSPNHAGAPEWPRYEPSKPYTQSLAPGAGGIRNVDFAAEHHCDFWLAPPFEQ; encoded by the coding sequence TTGCTCCGACGTCGCAGTCTCCTCTCTCTGGAAGTCCGCACCGTTCCGCTCCTGGCCTTGATTGGCTTCCTGGCCACGCTGTCCGCGTGTGATGACGATGACCCGCCCGTGGACCCCGCGCGGGTGATGACTCGCAGCGGTCCCGTGCGTGGGACGGTGTCCGACGAGGTCCGGGTCTTCCAGGGCATTCCCTTCGCCGCGCCTCCGGTGGGAGACCTGCGCTTCAAGGCCCCTCAGCCCGTCGCGGCCTGGAGCGAGGACAGGGACGCGACGAAGCCCGGCCATCGGTGCCCCCAGCCGCCCGACGCCTTCGGCGCGCCGAGCAACACCGAGGACTGCCTCTTCCTCAACGTGGTGGCTCCGCGCGCGGCGAGCCCCCGGCACCGGCGGCCGGTGATGGTGTGGATTCACGGCGGCATGGGGCACGTGGGCGCGGGGAGCGACCACGACACGCGCCGGCTCGCGCAGGTGGGCGATGTCGTGGTGGTCTCGTTCAACTACCGGCTGGGGATGCTGGGCAATCTCTCCCATCCCGGATTCGAACGCTCGGGGCACTTCGTGCTCGAGGACCAGCAGGCCGCCCTGCGCTGGGTGCGAGACAACATCGAGGCCTTCGGCGGAGACCCGGGCAACGTCACGCTCTTCGGTGAGTCCGCGGGCGCGACGAACGTCTGCAAGAACATCATCTCCCCGCTCTCCGCGGGGCTGTTCCACCGCGCCATCATCCAGAGCGGGCCTTGCACGCTGAGATGGCCCGAGAACGGCATCTTCCCGGGCACCCCCGCGACGGGGCCCGCGCGCTCGCAGGAGGAGACGGAGGCGGGAGGGGTCCTCGACGCGAAGGCCCTGGGCTGCACGGACGCGGACCCCGCGCGCGCCGCCGCGTGCCTGCGCCACGACGTCTCGATTCAGCGGTTCATCGACCGGGTCACCTCGGCCACGGGCCTGGGGGGAGGGTATGGCCTGCCCATCCATCCCGTGGCGAATCCGGTGGAGGAGGGCCGGTTCAACAAGGTCCCGGTCCTGATTGGAAACACGCGGGACGAGTCGCGCCTGTTCGTGGGCCTGGCCTTCGACGGGACGGAGAACCCCGTGACGCCCGCCATGTATGAGGCGCTCACGAACAGCAGCTTCGGAGCGCACGGGCCCTTGGTGCGCGCGCGGTATCCGTTGTCCGCCTATCGCTCTCCCAGCGAGGCGTGGGCGGCGGTGCTCACGGACCGCGTGTGGGCCTGCACGACGCTCAAGTCGGCGCGGCTGTTCGCCTCGCACATGCCCGTCCACATGTTCGAGTTCGCGGACCCTCACCCGGTGATGAGTCCCGAGCAGCCTCGGCCCAGCGGCGCGTGGCATGGCTCCGACGTGGCGATGTTGCTGTGGCCGGTGCTCAAGCCCGTCGAGGAGGGCCTCTTCACCCCGGAGCAGAGGGCCCTCTCCGACTCGATGATTCGCTATTGGGCGAGCTTTGCGCGGACCGGCAGCCCCAACCACGCCGGTGCGCCCGAGTGGCCCCGGTACGAGCCCTCCAAACCCTATACACAGTCGCTCGCGCCGGGCGCCGGCGGCATCCGGAACGTGGACTTCGCCGCCGAGCACCACTGCGACTTCTGGCTGGCGCCTCCCTTCGAGCAGTAG